TTGTTTCCGCCGGTATTATATTGATGAGAAAGGGACGGAGACGACGATCCAGTTTGCGATCGACGACTGGTGGATAACGGATTATGACAGTCTTGAAAGGAGGCAGCCGTCCCAGTACTTTATACAGGCAGTAGAGACCAGTGAAATAGCAGTACTGGATAAAAGGGTGCAGGAAGAATTATTTACAAAAGTGCCTGTGCTGGAGCGCTATTTCCGGCTGGTACTGCAGCGGGCCTATGCCGCGTCTATGCAACGCATTCGTTATATCTATGAATTCACCGGCGAAGAGCGTTACAATCACTTTAGTGGCCTTTTCCCGGAATTTCTCCAACGTATTCCCCAATATATGCTGGCATCCTATCTTGGTTTTACGCCTGAGTTCCTGAGTAAGATCAGGGCTAAGAAAATCTAGTCGCTCTTTTATTGAACTTGTTTAAGTTTTTGCTGTGACAGTTATCACAACTTTGTGTCAACAAAAACACAAAAAGATGCAAAAACGTTTCAATACTCCGGATGTAGCGCCAGAAGGATATAAAGCTTTACTGGCCATGGAAAAATACCTGAGCGGCACGAAGATCCAGCCACTGCATAAGGAACTGATCAAGATCAGGGCGTCCCAGATCAACGGATGTGCTTTCTGTATCGATATGCATACAAAAGATGCGCGTAAGCAGGGAGAAACAGAACAGCGTATCTATGCACTGAATGCATGGAGAGAAACCCCGTTCTTCTCGCGTGAGGAGAGAGCCATCCTGGCGCTGACAGAAGAGGTGACGAGGATAAGCAATCATGTCAGTGATGCGACTTACAGCGAGGCCATTGAAGTGCTGGGAGAGGAGCTGACTGCGCAGGTATTGCTGGCGGCAGTGGCTATTAATTCCTGGAACAGGATAGGGATAGCGACTAATCTGATGCCACCACTGGGTTAATGGGATTTTCCCGGCTGAATTCGGTTATATCTATTCAAATAGCTTCATTGCATCTTTATTTTTCTTTGTAAGAAGGAAAACAGAGATGCGATGAAGCTATATTGTATAGAGCAGGTGGCTGCACTGTTAGCTGGCAGGCATGGGAGTACTATCCGGCGAATGCTTCACCGGTATATACGTTCAGGCAATATTTCGCAGGCATCTTTTCGCCCGGTTTTCTTCACGGCAGTAACCCCCTGATGACCGCCGTCAGGAGAGAAAAGACCTGCTGATCCTGTCAGTCATCATGGGTATATACACTGCATGTTCGCGGGAAAAACAGGGGCCGTTGATCACAGCCGCATTTCTTGTATCCTGTTCATAAAATGCCCGGGATACGCCGGTACAGTTGGAGCACAGGTTATTGCTGAGGGACAGGGGCAAAATAATTAGGAATCAGGAATCAGGAATTGAATGATCATGAGCTGTTCACATATCAATAACCTTCCATTATTCAGGTTAGAAGAAATGTCTTGTAATTGGTAGGAACGTATGGCTAACCAATTCTTCATTCTTAATTCCTACTTCCTAATTATTCTCTACTGCTTTTGCAGTTGTATGATGTTTCTAATCACAAACTCTGTCAGTGCATTCCGTCCGGCGATACCGAGTTTACCGGCAATTCTGTACCGGTGGTTCTCGATGGTACGGATGCTTACATTCAGCTCATCAGCCATTTGCTTGGTACTTTTTCCTTCTGCAATCATTTTAATGATGCGGTTCTCGGCTTTTCCGAGACGGTGGTACAGCGCCTGTTGAGCAGTGGATGAATTGGCCAGGGAAACGGTCCTTGTTTCATCGGGAGTGTGTACATGATTGAATTTTGCGAATCTGCCGAGGCGGGAGCGGATACTAAGCAGGAGGTCTCTTTTGCGGAAAGGCCTTGCGAGGTAGTCATCAGCGCCGAGGTTCATCGCCATACGCATTTCCTGTTTATTATCTTTTATGCTAATAAAGATCAGGGGAATATGGTCAAATCCAGGATCATTTCTTAGAGCCATGATAAAATGGTGTCCGCCTGTTCCTCGCAGGTGGGCGCCACAGATGATAAGGTCAGGTTGTTGTTGCTGACAGATGATGATTCCTTCTTCTTCTGAGGAGGCTGTGTAAATATCATAAGATTGGGTAATCAATAACTGCCGGGTCTGTCTCACAAATACCTGGTCCTCATCTACAAGTAAAATTTTATAGACTGCAGTATTCATCAGAAAAGTGTTTGCAGGTTGATATACGGGTATAATTGTAATGAGTGATTACAATGCCCGTACATGACGTGGGTATTTTTCGCGTATGACATACAGGACGGGCCTCCGGTCACCGGAGAAGAGCTTGTTATAACAACAGAATGGAATGGTCGTGTGCATTTTAATTTGGTTAATATTAAGAAGTTAGCGGTAGATGCGGACACACGACGTGGCATAGTATTTTCGTCTTGCGTCCAGCCTCCATCAGCTGTTTGAACATGGTTTTTCAGGTAGAAGATATGGGAATGGTCTTTCCAGTGGCGTAAATATGTATAGAATAACGGGTGCGATTTCAACTTATGCTCGTCGTCACGGATAAAATAAGCGCTAGTACTCAAAAACGGGTGTGCATATACTTACTGGCTGTGGCCGCTGTGGCTGCTACTCTCAGCATAGGCGGCGACCTTTATATTAGTAAATATAGTGATTTGTCTGAATATGGAGAACCGATGCTATATGACAGTGTGAAATTCCGGTATTTATAGGAATGATGGGAATGGGTGACAAGTGGTGGTAAAGGGGAGGAGAAAATAGTAAGGGACAGCGTGTAGCGGAAAAACATGTTTTTGAGCCGATGTATCGATGAATGTCAATGACTTTTGTTGACTGGCAAACCCTCAATATCTACTATAATATGGTAAAATAATATTACGCAAATAGGCTTTCCCAAAATATGCGTACAAGCAACCAGACAAAAGTTATCCACATTAATAGCTTCTTTTTTGTTATGATTTGTGGATAACCTGGATTTTCGTAGATGCGAAAGTGATAGATATAACGTTCACGTACACCCAGTTTATTGTATAATAGAAAATATATATTTGAATGCGCTGAAGCCCTTTACAGTATGGTAATCTATGGCCTCATATGTTTGTAAAATGGTATGTGATCACTCCCGGAAAATAGCCATTTTTGAGGGTCTGAAACAGTAGTATGATACCAAGTTTCATTTGTAATGTTTTGATTTATAACTGACAAGTCCGGAGGGGTATTGCTCATTAATTTTAAAAAAGATATTGTTTTATCAATAAATATAGATATTTTTATATTCGAATTTACTATATCCCTGACTATCGGATACTAATAAATCATAATCCATAACCAATGAAAATAACCGCCTTATACGAATTGTGGACTGCTCTTACGGCAGTATTTCACAGGCACGACATGCATCCCCGGTTTGCCCGGATATATGTATATAATAATAAGATGTCCGTCGCTAATCGCCGTTTCTAATAGGAGCGAATACATTGGTACAATAGCATTCAAAACTTACTATCTGCAGTAATCCTAAGCCTATGCGCACAAATTGTTACAAATCCGCTCGTTTAAACCTGCTACATTCTTTGCAGCGGCGAGCTGGCCTGGTCCTTACTGATATGAAAAAGATGTCTGATCGTTGCCTGTTCATGCTGCTTTTTGTAGTTGGTATGGCCTGGCTGCCGGCAAAGGCAAACTCTTTGACAGCAGGTGAGACAACTAAGCACAGTATCAAATCAGGTGTGAAGCCGTATACCAAATCGGCTGAGATCTGGATGACCTACTCGTATTCCCCATCCGGTGCAGACCAGTCTGTAACTACCGGCGACAGGATCAACTACAGGATATATATCCGTAACACCGGTGATGAGCCGCTGGTAGGTGTACGTATTGTGGATACCATTCCACTGCATACTACCTTCTTCGGTGCAACCAACGGTGGTGGATTAAATGGTGGTCTCACAAATGGAGTGCTCACCTATAATAATGTAACTGTATCGGTAGGCTCTACTATTTATGTTGACATCGCAGTGGACGTTGATAACACGCTGAATGGTGTTGACTTCATTAATAATACCGGTTATGTCGATCTGGGTGATGGTGCTGGCTTACGTCATACTTTTGGTCCTGCAGCTGATAACAATATTACATCCCCTTTAGGTGCCAACAGAGGCTGGCCTTCTACAAGAACGCCGGTTGATAATGGTATGACTACTGTGGCCTGGATGAGCGCCGGCTATATCGGTAGTGGTCCTGATGGTATCATTCAGTCGGGTGACCCTATTTCATATGTTATTCACATCAGAAATACCGGTGTACAGACACTGACAAACGTACTGGTAACTGACTATGTGCCTGTATATACTAACTTCTACGATTCTGAAGATGGCAATACGCCGGATGCCAATAACCTGATGTCATGGACTATTCCCACACTGGCTCCCGGGCAAACAGTGACCCGTTCCTTCCGTGTAAGGGTAGCCACTGACCTGACAGGTGCAAAGGCGATCGAGAATACTGCTTATGTAAATAACGGTAATGGTAAAGGCGCGATTCCTACCCTGCCTTCACAGTCAAACGATCAGAACCAGCCGGATCTGGGTGGTTTAGGTAAACCATCTACCAGCGTCGCTATCGTGAGTAAAACTTCCTTCGAATCCTGGAAGATCGTGCTGAACTCCAGTGGCGAGACCAGCGTAACTTCCGGTGAGGAACTGTCCTATATTATATATGTACGTAACACAGGTAACGTTACCATCCCTAAACTCCAGGTGAGTGATCCGGTGCCTGATTTCACTACACTGACCACCCTGAACGACGGTGCGGTTTATCTCGAAGGTTCCAACACGGTTGTATGGGCAGTGAATAACCTGGCAGCTGGCGCAGTAGCTACCCTGCACTTCAAGGTGAAAGTAGATCAGATACCAGAAGGTATTGGTAGTATCAACAACACCGCTAGAGTACAGATCGGTGGTAACTCTGACTCCACTTCTAAACCAACTTACCATTGCGATCCGAAAGAAGCAGGTTGTGATAAAGGTACAGTAACAAGTATCAAGACTGTTCCCAAAGCGCAGGGTATGGCGATCACCAACGTCGTGACACCTAACGGAGACGGCAAGAATGAATATTTTTCTGTAAGAGGAATTGATAAATACCCTAACAGTGCACTGTTTATATTTAACCGTTGGGGGGGTGTTGTATACCAGAGTAAAGATTATCAGAACAACTGGAATGCGACGGGACTAAGCGAAGGTACCTACTACTACCGGCTCGAACTGAACAACCCTGCCGGGGTTGAAGTATACAAGGGCTGGGTAATGATTATTAGATAATGAACTGTGATCCTAAAAGTGCAATTATGTACACGACAAAAAAATGGTTTACTGTAGTATTCTTACTTTGCATGGCCGCAGGTTCCCGTGCGCAGCAAAGTGTCCAGTTCAGCCAGTATATTTTTAACGGACTGGCCATCAACCCGGCCTATGCAGGTTACAAAGATGTGCTACACCTGAACGCTTCCTATCGCCAGCAGTGGACAGGTTTTGAAGGTGCACCGCGTACTGGTAGTATCTCACTGGACGGTCCATTGAACAGAGGTAACCAGGATGCGAATGTGGGGCTGGGCGTACAGGCCATGATGGATAATCTGGGACCGCAAAGTGCGATCTCCCTCTATGCTTCCTACGCATATCGTATACGCCTGGATGAAGAAGATACCCGCCGTATCTCCATCGGCGTCGGTGTGGGTGCTACGCAGTATGGAATGAATGGTAAAGACCTGGTTTACTTTGAGAACGGTGACCGTATCATTCCTGATGGATCAGCTAAAGCAACGACTCCGGATGCCCGTGTAGGTATCTATTATTATACTCCTTCCATGTATATCGGTATCTCTGCACTGGATCTCTTTTCCAAGTTCAGTAGCTCTGGTTACAAATGGAGAGGATATACCTACGAAAGTATCCGCAGAAGACAGCATTTATATGTAACAGCAGGTTATATGTTCAGTGTGAACGAAAGTATCTCCCTGAAGCCTTCTGTATTATTCAAAAGTGATTTCGCCGGTCCTGCCGGACTCGATGCCACAATGATGATGCATATAGAAGAACTGCTGTGGGTAGGTGCTTCTTACAGAACCAACCTTTCTGTTTTCAATAAGAAATCTGTCGTGAATAATACAGCGCTTGATAAAGCCAACGCAGTGAGTGCAATTCTCGAGTACTACATCTCGCCTAAATATCGTGTGGGTTATTCCTATGACCACAACATGAATAAACTGTCGGGCATTCAGAGCGGTTCACACGAGATCTCTATCGGCGTATTATTTAATTCAAAACTGTTCAGTACGTCTAATCCGCGCTATTTTTAAATTCTAAAAGATCTTCAAATCTTTATATGCTACGACGTTGTTACGCGATATTATTGTGCGCCACGCTGTCAGTTCCGGTGACATTGTTCGCTCAGGAGCAGAAAAGTGTGAGGGTAAGGGCTGATGAAGCTTTTGAAAGGCAGGAATATGCAATTGCTGCATCTTTATACGGAAGACTCATTTCCAAAAAGAAAACGAAGACTTCCATAGATCTGCTGCAACGTATTGCACTCTGCAACCGTGAGATCGGTCAGTATGATGATGCTGCTTTCTGGTATGAGAAAATGGTAGAACGTCCGGATTGTCCGCCTGTGGCATTTCTGCAATATGGCGAGATACTGAAAAGTGTGGGCAAGTATGTTGAAGCAAAACAACAGATCGTCAAGTTCAAAAGTTCAAAACAGGATAGCATACGTCTCGCAAATGTGATGCTTGCCGGTTGTGACAGTGCTATTGCCTGGAAATCCGGCCGTCTGGACATGGCGATGGAAAACATCAAGGAGCTCAGCTCTTCCGGTTCGGACTATGTGAGCGGTGTGACAAGACAGGGTTTGCTCCTGGTATCCAACGGGTACCGTAAGATGACCATGAACCTGTTACCTGAACGTAATCCGGCGATTGACCCGCGTACCAATCAGCCTTACTACAAAGCGTACATCTTTAAGCAATATTCCCAGGGGGTGGCCAACACATTCGTAGAAGAAGTAGTACCGCAGTTATTAGCCCTGGTGCCTTATCACATCGGCCCTGTATGTTTCAATGCCAGAGAGGACACCATTTACGTTACACTGAACTCCTGGCAGCAGGATATCGCTAACCGCAAGAAACGCGGTCCGGTGAATGGTGAACGTGTGATGATGGTGTTCTGGTCCGTAAAAACAGGTGACGACTGGAGACCGCTGGAGCCGGTAAGAGAGATCAACTCTCCAGGTTTTTCCACTGGTCACGTTGCACTGAGCCGTGATGGCAGGACCATGTACTTTGCTTCCAACAGGAAAGGTGGTCAGGGTAAAATGGATATCTGGTATAGCGAAAAACAGAAGAACGGCAGATGGGGTAAACCCAAGAACTGCGGTCCGGTGATCAATACACCATTTGACGAAGCATTCCCTACCTACAACGAGGATGACATGTTGTACTTCTCCAGTAAAGGGCATCCGGGGCTGGGTGGTTTCGACATCTTCCGCGCAGCAGGTAAAGGTAGTGACTTCCGTCGCCTGCAGAACCTGCGCTTCCCTTTCAACTCCGGTGGTGACGACTTAGGGTTCATCATGAAAGCAAATATGTATGAGGGCTACTTCTCCTCTAACCGTCCTGGTGGTGGTGGTAGCGATGATATCTATCGTTTCATGGATACCCACTTCTCAGAAAGATTTAATAACGACCAGGGTATACAACCTTATAAAGAGATCGAATTGGGGATAAGTCCTAACCCGACCATCCTCGCGGACAATCCAGCAGAACCGAAAACATCAGCACCGGCCACTGCTAAAGCGCCACAGGTTGTTTCTCCAAGACAGCCGGTGACCGCACCGATCAGTTTCCCAAGCAATGATCCGACACCGGCAAATGAAAAAACGGAGAAGGAACCGGTAGTGGTGAATCCAAGACAGCAGGTATCTGCTCCGATCAGCATCCCGTCTACGGTGACCACTACACAGCACCCTGTTGCTGAACCGGTGGTAGCAAAAAATGATCCTGTTGCAGCACCAGTGAAAGAACCGGTATCTGAACCGGAGAAAGAACCAGCTAAAGAACCTGTTAAAACGGGTGCGCCAAGACGTGGACCTAATAAGACCACTCCAGCTAAGACACCTGCGAAAACACCGGTAAAAACAGCACCAGTAGTGGTAGCAGCTCCAGTAGTAGCACCGCCGGTAACAGAAGCTGAGCCTGAAAATCCATATACAGAGCAAACCAAACCTGCCGAACCAGTAGCCGTTACCAAAACGGAAACTAAACCGGAAGCTAAACAGGAAGTAGTAATGGATGAAATGGATAAAGCGATCCAGAACAAAATGGAAACCATGGAGTTCTACTACGACTATAACAGTGCGGTCCTGACCACTAAGTCAAGAAACCTGCTGGATAGGGTAGCGGTAGTACTGAACCAGTATCCTGACTGGAAACTGCAGATCCGTTCCTACACTGACAGCCGTGGTTCTGATGCTTACAACAAAGACCTCTCTGCGCTGCGTTGTTATGCGGTGATCGAATACCTGGTAAGGAAAGGCGTGAATTCCACCCGACTTTACTACGAGAACATCGGTAAAGATCCGAATGATCCATGCGGTAAAGGTGTGCCTTGTACGGATGAACAGTATATGAAGAGTAGACGTACTATGTTGAAAATCATTCACAAATAACCGAATAACACTTACAATAAGGAACGCCCTCCTGGTT
The DNA window shown above is from Chitinophaga agri and carries:
- a CDS encoding Crp/Fnr family transcriptional regulator; this translates as MQRLIAHISRFVELTEEDREVILSIMQYQQVKKKEYLLRQEAVCNANYFILSGCFRRYYIDEKGTETTIQFAIDDWWITDYDSLERRQPSQYFIQAVETSEIAVLDKRVQEELFTKVPVLERYFRLVLQRAYAASMQRIRYIYEFTGEERYNHFSGLFPEFLQRIPQYMLASYLGFTPEFLSKIRAKKI
- a CDS encoding carboxymuconolactone decarboxylase family protein, with product MQKRFNTPDVAPEGYKALLAMEKYLSGTKIQPLHKELIKIRASQINGCAFCIDMHTKDARKQGETEQRIYALNAWRETPFFSREERAILALTEEVTRISNHVSDATYSEAIEVLGEELTAQVLLAAVAINSWNRIGIATNLMPPLG
- a CDS encoding response regulator transcription factor, which translates into the protein MNTAVYKILLVDEDQVFVRQTRQLLITQSYDIYTASSEEEGIIICQQQQPDLIICGAHLRGTGGHHFIMALRNDPGFDHIPLIFISIKDNKQEMRMAMNLGADDYLARPFRKRDLLLSIRSRLGRFAKFNHVHTPDETRTVSLANSSTAQQALYHRLGKAENRIIKMIAEGKSTKQMADELNVSIRTIENHRYRIAGKLGIAGRNALTEFVIRNIIQLQKQ
- a CDS encoding T9SS type B sorting domain-containing protein translates to MSDRCLFMLLFVVGMAWLPAKANSLTAGETTKHSIKSGVKPYTKSAEIWMTYSYSPSGADQSVTTGDRINYRIYIRNTGDEPLVGVRIVDTIPLHTTFFGATNGGGLNGGLTNGVLTYNNVTVSVGSTIYVDIAVDVDNTLNGVDFINNTGYVDLGDGAGLRHTFGPAADNNITSPLGANRGWPSTRTPVDNGMTTVAWMSAGYIGSGPDGIIQSGDPISYVIHIRNTGVQTLTNVLVTDYVPVYTNFYDSEDGNTPDANNLMSWTIPTLAPGQTVTRSFRVRVATDLTGAKAIENTAYVNNGNGKGAIPTLPSQSNDQNQPDLGGLGKPSTSVAIVSKTSFESWKIVLNSSGETSVTSGEELSYIIYVRNTGNVTIPKLQVSDPVPDFTTLTTLNDGAVYLEGSNTVVWAVNNLAAGAVATLHFKVKVDQIPEGIGSINNTARVQIGGNSDSTSKPTYHCDPKEAGCDKGTVTSIKTVPKAQGMAITNVVTPNGDGKNEYFSVRGIDKYPNSALFIFNRWGGVVYQSKDYQNNWNATGLSEGTYYYRLELNNPAGVEVYKGWVMIIR
- a CDS encoding PorP/SprF family type IX secretion system membrane protein, with protein sequence MYTTKKWFTVVFLLCMAAGSRAQQSVQFSQYIFNGLAINPAYAGYKDVLHLNASYRQQWTGFEGAPRTGSISLDGPLNRGNQDANVGLGVQAMMDNLGPQSAISLYASYAYRIRLDEEDTRRISIGVGVGATQYGMNGKDLVYFENGDRIIPDGSAKATTPDARVGIYYYTPSMYIGISALDLFSKFSSSGYKWRGYTYESIRRRQHLYVTAGYMFSVNESISLKPSVLFKSDFAGPAGLDATMMMHIEELLWVGASYRTNLSVFNKKSVVNNTALDKANAVSAILEYYISPKYRVGYSYDHNMNKLSGIQSGSHEISIGVLFNSKLFSTSNPRYF
- a CDS encoding OmpA family protein, giving the protein MLRRCYAILLCATLSVPVTLFAQEQKSVRVRADEAFERQEYAIAASLYGRLISKKKTKTSIDLLQRIALCNREIGQYDDAAFWYEKMVERPDCPPVAFLQYGEILKSVGKYVEAKQQIVKFKSSKQDSIRLANVMLAGCDSAIAWKSGRLDMAMENIKELSSSGSDYVSGVTRQGLLLVSNGYRKMTMNLLPERNPAIDPRTNQPYYKAYIFKQYSQGVANTFVEEVVPQLLALVPYHIGPVCFNAREDTIYVTLNSWQQDIANRKKRGPVNGERVMMVFWSVKTGDDWRPLEPVREINSPGFSTGHVALSRDGRTMYFASNRKGGQGKMDIWYSEKQKNGRWGKPKNCGPVINTPFDEAFPTYNEDDMLYFSSKGHPGLGGFDIFRAAGKGSDFRRLQNLRFPFNSGGDDLGFIMKANMYEGYFSSNRPGGGGSDDIYRFMDTHFSERFNNDQGIQPYKEIELGISPNPTILADNPAEPKTSAPATAKAPQVVSPRQPVTAPISFPSNDPTPANEKTEKEPVVVNPRQQVSAPISIPSTVTTTQHPVAEPVVAKNDPVAAPVKEPVSEPEKEPAKEPVKTGAPRRGPNKTTPAKTPAKTPVKTAPVVVAAPVVAPPVTEAEPENPYTEQTKPAEPVAVTKTETKPEAKQEVVMDEMDKAIQNKMETMEFYYDYNSAVLTTKSRNLLDRVAVVLNQYPDWKLQIRSYTDSRGSDAYNKDLSALRCYAVIEYLVRKGVNSTRLYYENIGKDPNDPCGKGVPCTDEQYMKSRRTMLKIIHK